The uncultured Desulfobulbus sp. genome window below encodes:
- a CDS encoding transposase: MSPGLVLSRQLIVAQESCSNYIVKWNPKQNDPIVWRDTVFAQGEVKTPRKGKRVCTIIVEEQKVVKGTTYTLKRIVRVTERTIDKTGQFLLTPDITLEGWWTDLAIAAEDVIELYRQHATSEQFHSEFKTDLDFERLPSGKFATNALVMTFGAFAYNILRFSRHCPAFTVFSRVYARLLTEA, translated from the coding sequence ATGAGTCCGGGACTTGTCTTATCCCGACAATTAATCGTTGCTCAAGAATCATGCTCAAATTACATCGTCAAGTGGAACCCCAAGCAGAACGACCCCATCGTCTGGCGCGACACGGTATTTGCCCAAGGAGAAGTGAAGACGCCCAGGAAAGGGAAACGTGTTTGCACCATTATCGTGGAGGAGCAGAAAGTAGTCAAAGGCACCACTTATACTTTAAAGCGCATCGTTCGTGTAACCGAACGAACTATCGACAAAACAGGGCAGTTTCTCCTCACTCCCGATATTACCCTTGAAGGGTGGTGGACCGACCTTGCGATAGCCGCAGAAGATGTGATTGAACTCTATCGCCAGCATGCGACCTCGGAACAGTTCCATAGCGAGTTCAAAACCGACTTGGATTTTGAGCGGCTCCCGAGCGGCAAGTTTGCCACCAACGCCCTGGTAATGACGTTCGGGGCATTTGCTTACAACATCCTTCGTTTTAGTCGACATTGCCCGGCCTTCACCGTATTCAGCCGTGTATATGCTCGATTGCTCACGGAAGCTTAG